The following is a genomic window from Spirosoma foliorum.
GGTGTAAACCAGCTGGGTAGTCGACCGAATTGTAAAGCCTTTGAATAGCTCAGTACCTACGTTAGCCGAGAGGTTGCTTGTGTCGATATAGCCGTTTTGCTTCTTTCGTAAGGATAGGCGAAGTCGTATGGTTATTCGCAGCCGCTATATTGAAGTCACTTTTTTCGGAAGCGCCCGAAATATTGATGGTATTGTTTGTTGTGGCTCCCGTATTAAATATTTGTTTGAAGTGATCGTAGTATTTCAGATTTCCATTATCGGGGGTATTGGCATAGTTGCGGATATCCTGAATGGCATAAGCAGTAGCGCCCATATTTATACGAAAATACCAGTAATGGCGCCGTATTCAGTATAGTCTAATACCTTCCCATTTACATGAGCAATGTTTCCACTGGCATCGGTCGAATAGGGGTGCAATTCGGCTTTGTGTACATTACCGGTATTTAGGAATTCGTTGGCCGAATAGCTGGATAGAAAAATTAACTGCATAGGCCTTTTTTTACCCTTTTGGTAAAATCCTGAATTACGCCGTTTGCTCCCTGCGCACCATAAATAGAAGCCGAAGCCGCTCCCTGAACAACCTCTACCCGATCAATATTGCTCAAATCGAGCGAGTTAAGTGTGGGTCGAAGCCACCTGTACGCCGTCAACCATGATGAGGGGCTTTGTACCGCCCTGTACACT
Proteins encoded in this region:
- a CDS encoding TonB-dependent receptor, which produces MVSTVYRAVQSPSSWLTAYRWLRPTLNSLDLSNIDRVEVVQGAASASIYGAQGANGVIQDFTKRVKKGLCS